Below is a genomic region from Phragmites australis chromosome 20, lpPhrAust1.1, whole genome shotgun sequence.
gttcctattttttttaatgatatgGTTATCATTCTCTTTGTAGGCCCAATGTATCAATTATGTTTTGCATATGACAAATTAGTGCAGTGTAATTCAAATCTGTGACTTTAATTGGGACAATCTTTATCTTATATTAGACGCTGCAAGTTCATCTGTCTCTAACGCAAGTATCATTTGTGTTCAATCCAGACCGTGGTCTCTTAGTTTAGTACAATATCTTTGTTTGTTTGTTAAAATGTGTTGGATTTATAGATTTATCTTTTGCCTTTTCAGGTTGGTCCTCTAAGGTGTTGGCCAGGTGGCTTGTGCCTATCTAGATCGATAGGAGATTTAGATGTTGGTGAATGCGTCATTGCTGTTCCTCATGTTAAGCAAGTGAAGGTTTGTTCATCTGAAAGTTCTGCTGTTCACCTCACATGTCTCCTTGTTTCAAACATTGCGTGTGCCATGTCCATTCTCGTCAGATGCCAACTGAAGTTTCTTCTTCGAGATGGCTTTCTCTAAAATATTCCACAACATTTGTAGTTTCTAGTGTCATCTGCTTTTAATTATGACTGCTGAAGTTCATTCTGTGACCCTGTGTGTGATGCTATTTGATCTTATGCCGTGTTGTTGTTACAGCTTTCCAATGCCGGAGGCAGAATTATCATTGCAAGTGATGGCGTATGGGATGATTTGACTTGTGAAATGGCTCTTGACTGTTCCCGTGGGTTCTCATCAGATGTAGCTGCCAATCGAATTGTTAATGTAGCTAACTGACGTTATTTCTTtgattaattaatctcagaagcTTCTGATCCTCAAATCGTGAtataactcttttttttttcttatttaggAAGCAATCCGACCTCGAGGAATCAGGGATGATACTACTTGCATCGTGATCGACGTACTACCTCCAGAAAAACTTGCTCCGAGTCCTCCTAAGAAGCAGGGGAAGATTGCATTCAATAATATGTTTCGTCGAAAATCTCTAGATGTGCCCTTTAAAACAGATGGAGAATATGCTGAACCAGATGTGGTGGAAGAAATATTTGAAGATGGCTCTGCGATGCTTTCTAAAAGGTAATATGTAACGACTTCacagttttctttcttttttcacttGTGTATAGATTTAGAGCTCATATATAATTCTAAGAAGTAAAAACATAAATGTCGCATGAAAACATAGTAGGgttttctttgtttttgaaaGACATGCGCATCAGTTAGACACATCAACTTGAAATTAATTGAGTATTAGCATCACTGTAAACTGTGATGGAGATGTCCTTATGTGTACCAGTGCATCACTGCAGTGTAGATAGATGGCATGGCATTGAAAGAGACATTTTCAGTTTGCGTGATTACTATGTTTATCCAGATCTGGTACTCCACTTGATTGTCCCGTATGAGAAACAATCAGATCTTGCTGTCTGCTAAAGGATAGCAGGATTTTTAGTAATTGTTGGAAACAGCAAATGAGTTGGCATTGCTGATTGATGGTGTCAGTGACACAGCTCTATCTTTGTTTCCTTACATGCTATTGTTAATGGTGTGTGCTGATTCCTTTCCCATCCCCCACAACCTTGGATCCTCTTCTTTCCTATGATCATTTACATGTTGTCCTCAAACCAGCCAGATCTGGTTGATACATACTAATTCACGAATATCATCAGAATATGACGCAGTAAGATCAATAATATTTACCATTTTATCTGCGTAGAAGAAATATGCCACCAAAACCAAAATCTTGATAGTTCTAGCTTTTCTTTTACTTGTTCAAGTGTAGTACTGGAGCTAAAAGGGTTCATATAGTCGCATAAAAAGCAGGGTGcatgtgtttcataattcatacatcatattgtCAATTCTGCTGCTGTTCGGGTTCTTGTTCCATCAATGTCCGTTCAATACAGCACTTCGTTTCCGAAATGAACAGAATCAGAAATACATTTGCAATCATTTAATTGTTAGATTCTTTATGATATTTTGTTAAATACTTGTGAAATGCAAAtccttttgtttttattatCCAATATTTTTACTTTTTAAATTTGCTTTAGACCtcataataaattttatttcttccACTCTTATTCGTTAACTGCAGGCTAACTACAGGATATGCACTTCAGAAAATCTTTGCGCCCTCGAGTTGTGCAGTTTGTCTGGTAGGGTTGAAATCTGGGCAGGGAATTTCAGTACATGCCAACCCATTGCAATATGAAAAATTACAAGGTTGGCAGGGCCCTTTCCTGTGCCAAAGCTGTCatgaaaagaaagaagcaaTGGAGGGGAAATGGCGACCAGGAGGTGTGACTAATTAGTTTGGGAATTGTCTTGTTATTTGGAATACATTGGTTTCACATGTGCTAGGCCTAATTGCCGGAACCATTCTTTCTTCCCACTAAATATTCTTTTATTCAGATCTGGAGACAATAGTCAGTCCATGACAATTCTTTTGCTAGATTGACCGTTTCAGTCAAGTAATACAAAGTATTCTTGATGTACAGCTTGGAGATTTATTCATCAGTTGGATTAGCATAGGAAAATGCATCTTATCCTAAAGAGAGCGGCTATCTTTAGCCTGACTGAAAGTTTTTCTACAACATTTCGATGTATAGAagttatcttattttttttttttcacaaaagagGCTCACACCCCCATCCACAAACCCCAGCCACAAGGGAGCTGAGCCGCTGAGGGGCGCCGGTGGGAGCGTTGGGGATCGAACTCAATCACCCCCTGGGGGCTGCCCTCTGAAAACAACTCAGCTAGAAGTCATGGTATAGATCTCTCAAGGATTATTAGTGTTCTTGTAATTTGTAGATGGGTTCACTGACGATGGTTTTAAAAAATGATTAGGTTAGTGATGATTCTTTTTAGACTCATTGATGATTGTTTTGAGTGCTTTAAGTTTAGATCGATATTACTTGAATGGCCGTTGTCTGCTGTTTTAAACAGCCACTGTCAATCACCGAGAAATTCAATGTGTTTTTCTGCACGTCAGACCCATTCCAGCAAATATATTGCATGGGAGAACTAATCTGCCACCTGTGCTGTTCATCATGTAACTATCATCTACCCTTACTCTGGACCTTCTCTACATGCTGATCATCCATATGCGTCCATCTTGTCGTCAAAGCAACTACTCTAAACCATTAATTTGACGCACTGTACAGCATCAGTGTTAACCTCTACACGTTTCTAAACTTGAGTGACCAAATCTTGGAAGGGAATCTCTGGCTGTTCGGGGCGTCACTCTCCCCATACACTGTCATTTGGCACATCCATCTTCGATTTGTCTCCTCCGGAGCAGAGGAACATGCCGGCGACAGCGACGACGCGAGGGCTGCACCAGCTACATGCCAGCGTGCCACTGCTCCCGCCGGGCAACAACTCACCTACTGGATCTGCACGCCACACCCGACCCATCAGCTTAGATCAAGTTTGGCAGAATTCCAGCTGAAAAAAATACAAtgattaaaatatttatttttaatttaaaataagaataaaatgtCTCAACCAAAATCCTTCAAAATGCTAATGACTCcaacttcaaaaaaatttaagctAAAGATGATCAACTTTGAAAATTATTAGAGCTGTAGCTCTCTGCCAACAGAGTCTTAATCGTCGAATAAATTAAGTGAAAACAGCAGCAGCGGTAGACGACGGGCATCAAGCATCGGGTCAGGTGATTCGACGCTGCGTGTGCAGATGTGCCGTAGCCGTGGCCTTGATCGCCTCCGAACGCGACGGGGGAGAGAGATACTGATCGATCGGTGCCGAGTCATGTGCGGGTGGGGGCCGGGGCTGTTGATGCGCTGGTCTGCTTGTCTTGACGACGACGCGGAAGCGAAGAGCTCGCCCTTGCCGTCGTCCGTCGTCAGGCCGCGCGCGCTTGTCTGCATCCGTGGAGACTTTTGAGCACCGGCTGACGTCTCATCGACTGCCTGAGAGCGTTGGCTCTACCCGTAGATTACGCGCCGTGTTTGGATGCAGATTTGGAGGAAAAATGAATAAGCGAGCATGAGCGTCTATGATGAGTGGGCCAACCGTACCAAGATGTAAGTGTGCGATCGCAAATGTTTTCTAGATCAACGCGTCATTGGGTCAAGAGAATCCCTCCGGTCTAAAATAACTTTGACTTTTGAATATGGCATGGTTTTCGACAGGTATCTTTGATCGCTATATTTTACTAGAGTATATTTATAAAGTCTAATAAATTTATGAGATTATGAAtagattttttaagataaatctacatgtatattttcatattttaaaattaaatattttaaaaattattgatgtttaaagttttaaaagttttgaTTAGATATATTTATGATTAGGGGGAGGAATAAGAAAGTTTATGACGAGGTCTAAAATTAAAATGTCAGGCTTGACTGGCTGAGTTTGACAAAGTGTGCTTGCAGGAGGTGAGCGTGCTGCGTTTTGCTCCCGGGAATTCAAAAGAGCAGGGCACGGTTTAGGCAATGATCCAACAAAAAAGAACCAAGGATCTGCGACGAACAGGATCGAAAAGTACTGGAAAACTTTACAAACGGATGCGGTTGCTACAGCAGTTGCAAAAATGGTGTAAAGAATGGATGAGAAAGCAAAGTCACATACGAATAGTATCTATGACTTGGAAACGAAACGCCTAGAATAGTGAAGCAGTATTACTACAGCACTAATATACAGTAAATTCagcataatatttttataaacaaTAAGCGCTCTATGGTGTTTTACTATACGTCACCTCATAGAATATTATTCGTTTCACATCATCCGTGACTTTCTTTTACAAGTGAGAGGAGCAGGTTCCGAAACGGATCAGCCTCGATCCATTCTCCTTGCCATCGATCGATCTATATGAACGTCAGAAACGACAGTTGTGTCTGCGAGCAAGTGTCATAATCGGGATTGCTCACATGATTAGAGTAAGTTAAAGAAAAATGATATAACTCGATCGGCACCGACAAGAAGAGCACAAAAGGGATTTCACCAACTCCACCAGAAGAAGCTCTTTTCGAAGGGGCATCCGTATTCATGTTAGATACGGGCTGGACTCATCTCGTATCTGTGCTTCAGTAGAGTCGGACAGTCGGTCAAGGATGCGCGCCTCAAGGCCGAGGAGGACGCCCGCCTCCAAGCTGAGGAGGCCGCCCGTCATGGTGACTAGGCGTGTGCCGATGCCGCGCGTCAATAGGAGGAGGTCGCGCGCTTACCTGAGGCCGAGGCCACACGCAACATCGCCCTTGCCGATGCATCCGCTGTCGCTGCCCTCCACGACAGGCCACGCCCATCCTCAACATACACACCCTCATGCACTAGTGGCTCCTCTGGCGCCAGCTTCTCCACGACATCGGGCAGCAACCGCACCAATAACCGTCGTCGCCGCAACAACCGCTCCAACACCAACAGTAGTGGCACTAGTGGCAACAACAATGAAGAGATTGGTGATATTTTAAGAGGAGGTGAATTAAgacatttaaaaatattttgactctaaaataatacaagataaatatatatcaaattctatctaaatatgctctaggtttatctaatatATCTACTCTATAGATCAAATCACTTACAACCTATctatctaagaagataaattgtaagaatataaatgtggaagcgtaaataaggtagagagagcgaACTTGTGACAAAAGATTTTTTACATAGTATCGATgatatgaatgtcacccctagtccatattagagctctacaaaggatatgcttccggtcgGCATCtagtcacgactcttgagccaccaagtcacaaagacaaggcctccacccaaatgagccaccaagccatcaaggcaaggtctcaccactagcctctcttcagATTTCTtgccgtcatgatcacttcgaagcttaagccaccaaggcaagggtctccacatcCCCGCACAATCACTTTACTGTCACTCTAAActaagttagagggtcaacaagcttaccggtgagtcaccaagactctaagatgtcagcgtaccacttggtacaaggttggacactccttaatccactctctaggcagcaatcacctaacaacactctctctaggactataagcactaatcactcactaatgttGTGcttaattttcttggataatcaCTCTAAGTACCCttgtggtttggatgtcttctcaggtgtatatgaacttctctggattccagcaccttcaaatggtcgagtaggtgggtatttatagccttaaactcaCGTACTAGCTGttatcccaacggctcagaaaagttgttaacaccggatccggtgagaacaatattactaacaccggatcagcCGGTGattacactctcacaaactagcagTTGGAACTCTACTCAATCCTCTATGAATACCGGACACACCggtatatacttcatctccatcaaccggactatctagtgagttatcctgagccatctgagcttttccttcttctctatgtaaattactCTAGTGTAAGCATCTGGTATACattacttcatcaccggactatccagtgagttgacttcagccaaccgagccaatgcaaccatCTCTTAAAATAATACTCCATTGTGCATagccttcatcactggaccatccgatgcgttgaacttcattctgcctctttgcactattcaatGTCTAgtatgtgcaacacattgatcaccggaccatccggtgctttgatcttcaacttcaatggctatAATCTTCTCTagacaaaatgctctggtgtgtatcttctctgatcaccggaccttctagtgAGGTCTTCAAAACTCTCTcccctttgccaaatatgctctgatgagttcaacacctagagcaccagaccatctggtgaggcaaatcttcctaggacttctccaattcagtccaacttttatcccggctgcggtggcttcttcatgtattgcatccatgagacctactaacatatattcttgataaacacattagtcccattaactatattgtcattaatcactaaaatcacaaacatgtcctaataggaccattttcggtACAAGCAGCACCAACTCCGAAGACATGGCTACCCCGATCGGGTGGCCCTCCTTCTTCAACCCCTGGACATGCACGGTTTAGGTGTGGCCACACACtgctaccccccccccccaaggaGACTAAGGCCGGGCGTGCCCCCCCCCTCAGCCAGGTGCGCAACAGCGTGCCCAACAACAGCATGCGCTGGCCACTGCCCTTCTCGACATTGGCGGTCTTGGGCTTCCCAGTGCGCCCTTGCCTGTGGGGTACCCTGGCGCTATCGACGCCATGTACTTGGAGCAGTAGCAGCAAGCGATGCTACAATAGGCCCAACAGCAGGCGACGCTGTAGCAGGTGCAGCAGGTTGTCTCCTGGACTCCAATATCTGGTGGCTTCTGGGATCAAGCTGCGCTCGCCAACGCTTTCAACATGATGATGCTCAGCTCGTCGCCTAACGGTGACTGGTACATGGACTCTGGTGCCTCCTCTCATGTGACATCGGACCCCGGTAGCCTCTCCGTTTCTCgtcctccctctccttctacTCCGACGCATATCATTGTCGGTAACAGGTCATTGCTACCCATTACCTCTACCTATCTTTCTTTTATTCCTACATCCTGCAATCCTCTTTCTCTTTAGGATGTTCTTGTTACTCCTCAATTAATTAAGAACCTAATTTTTGTTCATCAATTTACCACTAACAACAACATTTCCGTTGAGTTTGACCCGTATTGCctttctgtgaaggatcttTGCACCAGGAGCGTGATCACCAAGTGCAATAGCACTGGCCCTCTCTACCCACTGTTGTCGTAACCTCTGTCACACACCCTCACCGTCACCCCCACCCCACCCTTTGGCATTGTCGTCTCGATCATCTTGGCTCTGAATCTTTCTCCAAATTAGCTTCCAGTTCTGCAATTTTGTGTAATAATGACGCTTCCAAGTCTGATTGCCATGCATGTCAACTCGGTTGTCATATTCGTTTGCCATTTGCTACTTCCAATTCTCGTGTTGTCCAGAATTTTCATTTAATACATTGTGACCTTTGGACTTACTCTATTGCTAGTGTCTCTATTATAAGTATTATCTTgtcattcttgatgattgctctCACTATTTTTGGACGTTACCTTTGCGGCTTAAGTCAGACACTTTTCCAACTTTGTCGCATTTTCTGCCTATGTCCAAACTCAGTTTGGTTGTCCCATTAAGAGTGTGCAATGCGATAATGGTCATGAGTTTGATAACTCTGCCACTCGTACATTCTTTCTCATCCACGGCGTTGCACCCGCATGGCGTGCCCACATACTTCTTAGCAAAACGTATCATTCGCTCCACAAACAACATCATGTGTTCCCTCATGTTCCAAGCTAGCCTCCCTCCCTCCTATTGGATTGAAGCTCTACATGCCGCCACATATCTCCTAAACCAACACCCCACCAAGACACTTAGCTTCTCCACGCCGTACTTCTCCCTTTACGGTATTCATCCCTCATACTCTCATCTTCGTGTCTTTGGGTGCCGGTGTTATCCCAATCTTTCCTCTATGGCTGCACATAATCTTGCCCCTCACTCCACTGTGTGTGTTTTCCTTGGCTATCCTTCAGAACATAAAGGTTACCGGTGTCTCGATTTGTCCTCAAATCGGATCATTATTTCGAGGCATGTTACGATTGATGAGTCATCATTTCTATTTGCTATTGCTCCTTTGCCACAATCACTGGCTGACTATGATTTTTTAGCGGGTATGGATTCCTCTCTGCTGCCCATCAGGTCACATTTTTTTGCAGGCATTCCTCTGGCGCCCTCTGACGTGGCTAGTTCTGCTGCCCCTGTTGGCTTCTCATCGTGGGTTCTTGCCAACGGTGTTAGTCGGCCCATCACGCTCGTGCCTAGAGCCAACGTCTCTTCTGGTGTGTGTGCACCCTCTTATGGACCCGCGTCGACCCGTTGATGTCACCCGGGTGCGCACCCAGGCCCCCTGGCACGTCTCGAGATCGTGCACCTCCTGGGGCGTCCCCACCGCCTGCACCCCTAGGTGCTCCTGTGGTGCCCCTCGGCGTCGCCTCTAGGGGTGCTGGCCCAGCTATTCCTGTCGACACCTCGTCACAGTCCGCTGCTATCCATGCCCACGCCCCACCGCCAACAGTTGTTCGCATCCCACCGGTGGTCAACGAACACTATATGGTCACCCGTGGAAAGTCCGGTTTTCGCCTCCCTATGGACCGCCTTAACTTAATGTCTCTGTAAcgtcctgagttttagcatgttaGTTAATTGCAAAACTCccttcaaattaaaatttttgtaattaattaaaccaaataaacatcaaataaaagtgtgtgtgtatatatatatatatatatatatatatgtatatattcatatatatattagGTTGGCTAAGTACTATGAAATGCACCAccttaatttctaaataaaccCCTACATTGAgtttattcatatatatttggTTTATTGTTGTTGTCATTCTTGGTGTGGAGATtagaatttgaatgtctctcaaattcaaatctactcttagtttTCGTTCAGCTCAactccaatttgaattcaaatcattttgattcaaatcatcttccaaatctCAGAGCATTActctcaaatccaaattcaaatccctCATTTAAATTTATCCCAAAagcatttttccttttccttttctctatTTTACCTCGGGCCTAATCTCTTTCTCTTCTCGGGCCACCTTTCCTTTTTCCCTCTCAGCGCAGCCCAACCGGCCCGGCTCCCTCTCCCCTTCCTTCTCCAACGCCTGGGCCGCAACCGTGCTGCCAACCCAGCTCCTGCGCACGTCGCCTGCTTGCCCGCGCGCACGCATGAGCCTGACCGTCCACGTGTCGCCCATCCGTTCACCTCTCGCGTTGTCTCCCTCCTCCAACGCATAAAATGTGCCACAAGGCCCTCCGCTCTcttgctctcttctctctctgtgCCCTCACAGCACGCTACCCATGCACCTGTAGTCGTGCGAATCTGCGTCACGCACGTGCATGGACATCGCAGTATGGCCATGCCACGGGGATTAAGGTGGGTTCCCCATGCCACCTCACCGCCATGGTACTCGCCGATGACCGCACGACTTCACAAGCCCAACACCGCCTCAAGCCGAGCCATAGGGCTATAAAAGGCGTAGCCCtagtgtcggagggttaactcctatcgcagggatcctgagggacccctttttagatattcggtcggggggatgattctgaatatgtttgctggagaaataaatggatgtaaatgcgatggcaggtggggtggaatgatctaatgcagaaaagagtaaatgcgctgggaggatttttagacaggttcgggccgcactgcgcgtaacaccctactcctgtgtggatgctataaatgccctgagaatgtctctcagaaatgtgctagttacaagaatgtctgtctatcctagagccttgggctccttgttcttcggtttcgaTGCctctgtctttgtccgtgctgacggctgctttaaatacccaccggcggtagcgtgccccgaaagggagggcatgagttccaaggcgccataaatggaaagggcgtcatcatggcctctacgcgaagtgacgggggttgaaaacgcgccccgcacccggtcttcagtcgtcatgatggtgcTGGCAActggcgccgtggagagggcccactgggcggCCGctgagcggcccggcgtgcctgcccggtcttgttctcctgccacagcagcgcggcagacggaacacctcgggcctcgcgatgctatctcgaggcgcgccggatggcacgggatgagacccgtgcattaaatgtccccacgcccttctgccagaatatggcaggaactgacaccgagcgtggtgggagcagttggaggtgacaggccacgcgcgctcttaaatgcggcatcgggcctttcactggctgataCCTCATcgttggacccctgtgggggccactgacggggggggggggggcttcctggatcgttggggaaccgagtgctcgagggtcactgttcacctccccgagcactctctcccgagaacgccctttctcggtcctcggggaaccgagtgctcgggggccactgttcatggcccgagcactctctcccgggcttgactgtacggatcctcggggaaccgagtgctcgggggccgctgctcgcagccccgagcactctctcccggaactaccttccttgggtcctcggggtactcggatgcccggggggccactgctcgcagccccgggcacacccttcccggcactcagttctcctggtcgtcgggggacttgggtgctcggggtcactgttcacctccccccccccactttcttcccggtcactta
It encodes:
- the LOC133902419 gene encoding probable protein phosphatase 2C 69 gives rise to the protein MAMAAAPGTVPLGVLLRREVTKERMERPDVLCGEASRSRKGEDFTLLLPDAGQRVAGDPSTSFSVFALFDGHNGSGAAIYAKENLLNNVLRAIPTCLSREEWLAVLPRALVAAFVKTDKDFQAVAETSGTTVTFVIIDEWVVTVASVGDSRCILESADGSFYYLSADHRFDSNPDEVQRITACGSKVGKMDIVGGPEVGPLRCWPGGLCLSRSIGDLDVGECVIAVPHVKQVKLSNAGGRIIIASDGVWDDLTCEMALDCSRGFSSDVAANRIVNEAIRPRGIRDDTTCIVIDVLPPEKLAPSPPKKQGKIAFNNMFRRKSLDVPFKTDGEYAEPDVVEEIFEDGSAMLSKRLTTGYALQKIFAPSSCAVCLVGLKSGQGISVHANPLQYEKLQGWQGPFLCQSCHEKKEAMEGKWRPGGVTN